A stretch of Camelina sativa cultivar DH55 chromosome 18, Cs, whole genome shotgun sequence DNA encodes these proteins:
- the LOC104762130 gene encoding uncharacterized protein LOC104762130 isoform X1 produces the protein MSDHGEKTCPLCAEEMDLTDQQLKPCKCGYQICVWCWHHIVDMAEKDQIEGRCPACRTPYDKEKIVGMTVNCDSLASEGNMAHKKIQKSKSKPSEGRKQQLTSVRVIQRNLVYIVGLPLNLADEDLLQHKEYFGQYGKVLKVSMSRTTSGVIQQFPNNTCSVYITYGKEEEAVRCIQAVHGFILDGKSLKACFGTTKYCHAWLRNVACVNPDCLYLHEVGSQEDSFTKDEVISAYTRSRVQQITGATNTLQHRSGSLLPPPLAAYSSDISSAKPVVKVPSTNAASAPRYSPPSGSGSSSRSTALPAAASWGTHIANQQSLATSATSNGSSDVQRSTSVNGNLAFSAVVANAAHGPVSSSDVLKRPSRKEESEIVVDRSKPSVLKYLQHNVVVDSGSKRTTSLDRDPNSNRLSSSLDSSYGDGDIDKPSATVNSFNDANEAVEDGPIVRNLSDGVARMGIDMNCRDEHPDITMAIGSWCDQGSIRQPGHEVSKLPQLEQCRMDSSINTDKKAIVSEDGVPLSRPEWEWRSDLQSQMQGSSKLQVEDRSRFDSQQHHPEEDIIRSRFMSNLSSSILDTNHMTSRSSPPCETLGVPGVNDSNSRSSLDRGSDRLHLPNGDLPNGFGDKSMTSVEHSLFANEGINTVENSLFSNEGRNKIKSAENAIISNILSLDFDPWDESLTSTHNLAELLGEVDQRSSTLKPSNLLKQHNSQSRFSFARYEESNNQAYDSDTHSMYGQLSRNQPIQESVVSRDIYRDNLGSLNGFASNYSGGLDNFAASPLFSSHKNPVSRPQVSAPPGFSAPNRLPPPGFSSHERMGLSSDTVPGTRFLDSSSLLRNAYQVPPSVGNSSGASDIEFVDPAILAVGRGMVNADLDRRSGFSSQLNSFENETGFQMLRQQSLSGAQQQVNGFHHDLRNLSPSLTDPYGISSRLMDQTQGSSLSPFSQHPRQQPSANSILSNGHWDKWNEGQSVNSLGMAELLRNERLGFNGTIYNNGYEEPKFRIPSPGDVYNRTYGM, from the exons ATGAGTGACCATGGAGAGAAGACCTGCCCACTGTGTGCTGAAGAGATGGACCTGACTGATCAACAGTTGAAGCCTTGCAAATGCGGCTATCAG ATATGTGTTTGGTGCTGGCATCACATAGTTGACATGGCAGAGAAAGATCAAATAGAAGGGCGTTGTCCAGCTTGTCGCACTCCATATGACAAAGAAAAGATTGTAGGGATGACTGTTAATTGTGACAG TCTGGCCTCGGAAGGTAACATGGCGCACAAGAAGATCCAAAAGTCTAAATCAAAACCTTCTGAGGGAAGAAAGCAACAACTCACCAGTGTGCGAGTGATTCAAAGGAATCTTGTTTACATCGTTGGGTTGCCCCTTAATCTAGCAGATGAAGAT CTACTCCAGCATAAAGAATATTTTGGTCAGTATGGAAAAGTTCTCAAGGTTTCCATGTCCCGAACAACATCTGGTGTCATCCAACAATTCCCAAACAATACATGCAGTGT ATATATTACTTATGGAAAAGAGGAAGAGGCTGTTCGCTGCATTCAGGCTGTTCATGGGTTTATCTTGGATGGTAAATCACTGAA GGCATGTTTTGGGACAACCAAGTATTGTCATGCATGGCTGAGAAATGTG gCATGCGTCAATCCTGATTGTCTCTATTTGCATGAGGTTGGTTCTCAAGAAGATAGTTTCACAAAAGATGAAGTCATATCAGCTTATACAAG GAGTAGAGTTCAACAAATCACTGGAGCAACAAATACTCTGCAGCACCGTTCAGGGAGCTTACTACCTCCACCACTGGCTGCTTATTCCAGTGACATTTCTTCTGCAAAACCAGTTGTAAAGGTTCCTTCAACC AATGCAGCAAGTGCTCCCAGGTATTCTCCTCCTAGTGGGAGTGGGAGCTCTAGCAGATCAACTGCTCTCCCTGCTGCAGCGTCATG GGGGACACATATTGCAAACCAGCAGTCTTTAGCAACTTCGGCTACCTCAAATGGATCTTCTGATGTGCAAAGATCAACATCGGTAAATGGAAACTTGGCGTTTTCCGCTGTTGTTGCGAACGCAGCTCATGGGCCTGTATCCTCTAGTGACGTTCTTAAAAGACCATCGCGCAAAGAAGAAAGCGAAATAGTTGTGGACAGAAGCAAACCTAGCGTGCTGAAGTATTTGCAGCATAATGTTGTGGTTGATTCCGGGTCCAAGAGGACTACCTCACTCGATAGAGATCCCAATAGCAATAGGTTATCCAGTTCATTAGACTCTTCCTACGGTGACGGGGACATTGACAAGCCTTCAGCTACTGTGAACTCATTTAACGATGCAAATGAAGCTGTAGAAGATGGCCCTATTGTAAGAAACTTGTCGGATGGTGTTGCACGCATGGGGATTGATATGAATTGTAGGGATGAACATCCCGATATTACAATGGCGATTGGTAGTTGGTGTGATCAAGGTTCTATTAGACAACCTGGTCATGAGGTATCAAAGTTGCCACAGTTAGAGCAATGTAGGATGGATAGTTCTATAAACACTGATAAGAAAGCTATCGTATCAGAGGATGGGGTCCCCCTCTCAAGGCCAGAGTGGGAGTGGAGATCAGATCTGCAATCGCAGATGCAAGGTAGCTCAAAATTACAAGTGGAGGATAGATCACGATTCGATAGCCAACAGCATCACCCTGAAGAGGATATTATCCGCTCGCGGTTTATGTCTAATTTGTCAAGTTCCATTTTGGATACAAATCATATGACTTCTCGTTCTTCCCCGCCTTGTGAAACTTTAGGTGTGCCAGGTGTGAACGACTCAAATTCGAGGTCCTCTTTGGATAGAGGCAGTGATAGATTGCATCTTCCAAATGGAGATCTTCCAAATGGATTTGGTGATAAATCCATGACCAGTGTGGAGCACTCTCTGTTTGCTAATGAAGGAATTAACACTGTGGAGAACTCTCTGTTTTCTAATGAAGGCaggaacaaaatcaaaagtgcAGAGAATGCTATAATTTCAAACATTTTGTCACTCGATTTTGATCCATGGGATGAATCCTTGACTTCTACACACAATTTGGCAGAGTTGCTCGGTGAAGTTGATCAGCGATCTAGTACTCTTAAACCCTCAAACCTCCTAAAGCAACATAATAGCCAGTCTAGATTTTCTTTTGCACGGTATGAAGAATCTAATAATCAAGCATATGACAGCGACACCCATAGTATGTATGGGCAGTTGTCAAGAAATCAACCTATTCAGGAGTCTGTAGTGAGCCGAGATATTTATCGAGATAATCTCGGGAGTCTAAATGGATTTGCATCAAACTACTCAGGTGGATTGGATAACTTTGCTGCTAGTCCTTTATTCTCTTCACACAAGAATCCTG TTTCACGACCCCAAGTTTCTGCTCCTCCAGGATTTTCTGCTCCCAACAGGTTACCGCCTCCTGGCTTCTCTTCACATGAAAGGATGGGCTTATCTTCTGATACTGTGCCag GAACTCGTTTTCTTGACTCTTCTTCCTTGCTGAGGAATGCATATCAAGTACCACCTTCAGTTGGTAATTCGAGTGGTGCAAGTGATATTGAATTTGTGGATCCTGCAATTCTAGCTGTAGGAAGAGGGATGGTAAATGCAGACTTGGATAGGAGATCAGGATTCTCATCACAACTgaattcttttgaaaatgaaacAGGATTCCAAATGTTGAGACAGCAGTCCTTGTCTGGTGCACAACAACAAGTCAATGGGTTTCATCATGACCTTAGAAACTTATCTCCTTCACTTACCGATCCTTATGGAATCAGCTCAAGGCTAATGGATCAAACACAGGGAAGTAGCTTATCCCCTTTCTCACAGCACCCAAGACAACAACCATCTGCAAATTCAATCTTGTCTAATGGTCACTGGGATAAGTGGAATGAAGGTCAAAGTGTTAACTCTCTAGGCATGGCAGAGCTTCTTAGGAATGAACGGCTGGGATTTAATGGGACCATATACAACAACGGATACGAAGAACCCAAATTCCGGATTCCAAGTCCCGGAGATGTGTATAATAGGACATATGGGATGTGA
- the LOC104762130 gene encoding uncharacterized protein LOC104762130 isoform X2, with protein MSDHGEKTCPLCAEEMDLTDQQLKPCKCGYQICVWCWHHIVDMAEKDQIEGRCPACRTPYDKEKIVGMTVNCDSLASEGNMAHKKIQKSKSKPSEGRKQQLTSVRVIQRNLVYIVGLPLNLADEDLLQHKEYFGQYGKVLKVSMSRTTSGVIQQFPNNTCSVYITYGKEEEAVRCIQAVHGFILDGKSLKACFGTTKYCHAWLRNVACVNPDCLYLHEVGSQEDSFTKDEVISAYTRVQQITGATNTLQHRSGSLLPPPLAAYSSDISSAKPVVKVPSTNAASAPRYSPPSGSGSSSRSTALPAAASWGTHIANQQSLATSATSNGSSDVQRSTSVNGNLAFSAVVANAAHGPVSSSDVLKRPSRKEESEIVVDRSKPSVLKYLQHNVVVDSGSKRTTSLDRDPNSNRLSSSLDSSYGDGDIDKPSATVNSFNDANEAVEDGPIVRNLSDGVARMGIDMNCRDEHPDITMAIGSWCDQGSIRQPGHEVSKLPQLEQCRMDSSINTDKKAIVSEDGVPLSRPEWEWRSDLQSQMQGSSKLQVEDRSRFDSQQHHPEEDIIRSRFMSNLSSSILDTNHMTSRSSPPCETLGVPGVNDSNSRSSLDRGSDRLHLPNGDLPNGFGDKSMTSVEHSLFANEGINTVENSLFSNEGRNKIKSAENAIISNILSLDFDPWDESLTSTHNLAELLGEVDQRSSTLKPSNLLKQHNSQSRFSFARYEESNNQAYDSDTHSMYGQLSRNQPIQESVVSRDIYRDNLGSLNGFASNYSGGLDNFAASPLFSSHKNPVSRPQVSAPPGFSAPNRLPPPGFSSHERMGLSSDTVPGTRFLDSSSLLRNAYQVPPSVGNSSGASDIEFVDPAILAVGRGMVNADLDRRSGFSSQLNSFENETGFQMLRQQSLSGAQQQVNGFHHDLRNLSPSLTDPYGISSRLMDQTQGSSLSPFSQHPRQQPSANSILSNGHWDKWNEGQSVNSLGMAELLRNERLGFNGTIYNNGYEEPKFRIPSPGDVYNRTYGM; from the exons ATGAGTGACCATGGAGAGAAGACCTGCCCACTGTGTGCTGAAGAGATGGACCTGACTGATCAACAGTTGAAGCCTTGCAAATGCGGCTATCAG ATATGTGTTTGGTGCTGGCATCACATAGTTGACATGGCAGAGAAAGATCAAATAGAAGGGCGTTGTCCAGCTTGTCGCACTCCATATGACAAAGAAAAGATTGTAGGGATGACTGTTAATTGTGACAG TCTGGCCTCGGAAGGTAACATGGCGCACAAGAAGATCCAAAAGTCTAAATCAAAACCTTCTGAGGGAAGAAAGCAACAACTCACCAGTGTGCGAGTGATTCAAAGGAATCTTGTTTACATCGTTGGGTTGCCCCTTAATCTAGCAGATGAAGAT CTACTCCAGCATAAAGAATATTTTGGTCAGTATGGAAAAGTTCTCAAGGTTTCCATGTCCCGAACAACATCTGGTGTCATCCAACAATTCCCAAACAATACATGCAGTGT ATATATTACTTATGGAAAAGAGGAAGAGGCTGTTCGCTGCATTCAGGCTGTTCATGGGTTTATCTTGGATGGTAAATCACTGAA GGCATGTTTTGGGACAACCAAGTATTGTCATGCATGGCTGAGAAATGTG gCATGCGTCAATCCTGATTGTCTCTATTTGCATGAGGTTGGTTCTCAAGAAGATAGTTTCACAAAAGATGAAGTCATATCAGCTTATACAAG AGTTCAACAAATCACTGGAGCAACAAATACTCTGCAGCACCGTTCAGGGAGCTTACTACCTCCACCACTGGCTGCTTATTCCAGTGACATTTCTTCTGCAAAACCAGTTGTAAAGGTTCCTTCAACC AATGCAGCAAGTGCTCCCAGGTATTCTCCTCCTAGTGGGAGTGGGAGCTCTAGCAGATCAACTGCTCTCCCTGCTGCAGCGTCATG GGGGACACATATTGCAAACCAGCAGTCTTTAGCAACTTCGGCTACCTCAAATGGATCTTCTGATGTGCAAAGATCAACATCGGTAAATGGAAACTTGGCGTTTTCCGCTGTTGTTGCGAACGCAGCTCATGGGCCTGTATCCTCTAGTGACGTTCTTAAAAGACCATCGCGCAAAGAAGAAAGCGAAATAGTTGTGGACAGAAGCAAACCTAGCGTGCTGAAGTATTTGCAGCATAATGTTGTGGTTGATTCCGGGTCCAAGAGGACTACCTCACTCGATAGAGATCCCAATAGCAATAGGTTATCCAGTTCATTAGACTCTTCCTACGGTGACGGGGACATTGACAAGCCTTCAGCTACTGTGAACTCATTTAACGATGCAAATGAAGCTGTAGAAGATGGCCCTATTGTAAGAAACTTGTCGGATGGTGTTGCACGCATGGGGATTGATATGAATTGTAGGGATGAACATCCCGATATTACAATGGCGATTGGTAGTTGGTGTGATCAAGGTTCTATTAGACAACCTGGTCATGAGGTATCAAAGTTGCCACAGTTAGAGCAATGTAGGATGGATAGTTCTATAAACACTGATAAGAAAGCTATCGTATCAGAGGATGGGGTCCCCCTCTCAAGGCCAGAGTGGGAGTGGAGATCAGATCTGCAATCGCAGATGCAAGGTAGCTCAAAATTACAAGTGGAGGATAGATCACGATTCGATAGCCAACAGCATCACCCTGAAGAGGATATTATCCGCTCGCGGTTTATGTCTAATTTGTCAAGTTCCATTTTGGATACAAATCATATGACTTCTCGTTCTTCCCCGCCTTGTGAAACTTTAGGTGTGCCAGGTGTGAACGACTCAAATTCGAGGTCCTCTTTGGATAGAGGCAGTGATAGATTGCATCTTCCAAATGGAGATCTTCCAAATGGATTTGGTGATAAATCCATGACCAGTGTGGAGCACTCTCTGTTTGCTAATGAAGGAATTAACACTGTGGAGAACTCTCTGTTTTCTAATGAAGGCaggaacaaaatcaaaagtgcAGAGAATGCTATAATTTCAAACATTTTGTCACTCGATTTTGATCCATGGGATGAATCCTTGACTTCTACACACAATTTGGCAGAGTTGCTCGGTGAAGTTGATCAGCGATCTAGTACTCTTAAACCCTCAAACCTCCTAAAGCAACATAATAGCCAGTCTAGATTTTCTTTTGCACGGTATGAAGAATCTAATAATCAAGCATATGACAGCGACACCCATAGTATGTATGGGCAGTTGTCAAGAAATCAACCTATTCAGGAGTCTGTAGTGAGCCGAGATATTTATCGAGATAATCTCGGGAGTCTAAATGGATTTGCATCAAACTACTCAGGTGGATTGGATAACTTTGCTGCTAGTCCTTTATTCTCTTCACACAAGAATCCTG TTTCACGACCCCAAGTTTCTGCTCCTCCAGGATTTTCTGCTCCCAACAGGTTACCGCCTCCTGGCTTCTCTTCACATGAAAGGATGGGCTTATCTTCTGATACTGTGCCag GAACTCGTTTTCTTGACTCTTCTTCCTTGCTGAGGAATGCATATCAAGTACCACCTTCAGTTGGTAATTCGAGTGGTGCAAGTGATATTGAATTTGTGGATCCTGCAATTCTAGCTGTAGGAAGAGGGATGGTAAATGCAGACTTGGATAGGAGATCAGGATTCTCATCACAACTgaattcttttgaaaatgaaacAGGATTCCAAATGTTGAGACAGCAGTCCTTGTCTGGTGCACAACAACAAGTCAATGGGTTTCATCATGACCTTAGAAACTTATCTCCTTCACTTACCGATCCTTATGGAATCAGCTCAAGGCTAATGGATCAAACACAGGGAAGTAGCTTATCCCCTTTCTCACAGCACCCAAGACAACAACCATCTGCAAATTCAATCTTGTCTAATGGTCACTGGGATAAGTGGAATGAAGGTCAAAGTGTTAACTCTCTAGGCATGGCAGAGCTTCTTAGGAATGAACGGCTGGGATTTAATGGGACCATATACAACAACGGATACGAAGAACCCAAATTCCGGATTCCAAGTCCCGGAGATGTGTATAATAGGACATATGGGATGTGA
- the LOC104762130 gene encoding uncharacterized protein LOC104762130 isoform X3, which produces MSDHGEKTCPLCAEEMDLTDQQLKPCKCGYQICVWCWHHIVDMAEKDQIEGRCPACRTPYDKEKIVGMTVNCDSLASEGNMAHKKIQKSKSKPSEGRKQQLTSVRVIQRNLVYIVGLPLNLADEDLLQHKEYFGQYGKVLKVSMSRTTSGVIQQFPNNTCSVYITYGKEEEAVRCIQAVHGFILDGKSLKACFGTTKYCHAWLRNVACVNPDCLYLHEVGSQEDSFTKDEVISAYTRSRVQQITGATNTLQHRSGSLLPPPLAAYSSDISSAKPVVKVPSTNAASAPRYSPPSGSGSSSRSTALPAAASWGTHIANQQSLATSATSNGSSDVQRSTSVNGNLAFSAVVANAAHGPVSSSDVLKRPSRKEESEIVVDRSKPSVLKYLQHNVVVDSGSKRTTSLDRDPNSNRLSSSLDSSYGDGDIDKPSATVNSFNDANEAVEDGPIVRNLSDGVARMGIDMNCRDEHPDITMAIGSWCDQGSIRQPGHEVSKLPQLEQCRMDSSINTDKKAIVSEDGVPLSRPEWEWRSDLQSQMQGSSKLQVEDRSRFDSQQHHPEEDIIRSRFMSNLSSSILDTNHMTSRSSPPCETLGVPGVNDSNSRSSLDRGSDRLHLPNGDLPNGFGDKSMTSVEHSLFANEGINTVENSLFSNEGRNKIKSAENAIISNILSLDFDPWDESLTSTHNLAELLGEVDQRSSTLKPSNLLKQHNSQSRFSFARYEESNNQAYDSDTHSMYGQLSRNQPIQESVVSRDIYRDNLGSLNGFASNYSGGLDNFAASPLFSSHKNPVSRPQVSAPPGFSAPNRLPPPGFSSHERMGLSSDTVPGFQMLRQQSLSGAQQQVNGFHHDLRNLSPSLTDPYGISSRLMDQTQGSSLSPFSQHPRQQPSANSILSNGHWDKWNEGQSVNSLGMAELLRNERLGFNGTIYNNGYEEPKFRIPSPGDVYNRTYGM; this is translated from the exons ATGAGTGACCATGGAGAGAAGACCTGCCCACTGTGTGCTGAAGAGATGGACCTGACTGATCAACAGTTGAAGCCTTGCAAATGCGGCTATCAG ATATGTGTTTGGTGCTGGCATCACATAGTTGACATGGCAGAGAAAGATCAAATAGAAGGGCGTTGTCCAGCTTGTCGCACTCCATATGACAAAGAAAAGATTGTAGGGATGACTGTTAATTGTGACAG TCTGGCCTCGGAAGGTAACATGGCGCACAAGAAGATCCAAAAGTCTAAATCAAAACCTTCTGAGGGAAGAAAGCAACAACTCACCAGTGTGCGAGTGATTCAAAGGAATCTTGTTTACATCGTTGGGTTGCCCCTTAATCTAGCAGATGAAGAT CTACTCCAGCATAAAGAATATTTTGGTCAGTATGGAAAAGTTCTCAAGGTTTCCATGTCCCGAACAACATCTGGTGTCATCCAACAATTCCCAAACAATACATGCAGTGT ATATATTACTTATGGAAAAGAGGAAGAGGCTGTTCGCTGCATTCAGGCTGTTCATGGGTTTATCTTGGATGGTAAATCACTGAA GGCATGTTTTGGGACAACCAAGTATTGTCATGCATGGCTGAGAAATGTG gCATGCGTCAATCCTGATTGTCTCTATTTGCATGAGGTTGGTTCTCAAGAAGATAGTTTCACAAAAGATGAAGTCATATCAGCTTATACAAG GAGTAGAGTTCAACAAATCACTGGAGCAACAAATACTCTGCAGCACCGTTCAGGGAGCTTACTACCTCCACCACTGGCTGCTTATTCCAGTGACATTTCTTCTGCAAAACCAGTTGTAAAGGTTCCTTCAACC AATGCAGCAAGTGCTCCCAGGTATTCTCCTCCTAGTGGGAGTGGGAGCTCTAGCAGATCAACTGCTCTCCCTGCTGCAGCGTCATG GGGGACACATATTGCAAACCAGCAGTCTTTAGCAACTTCGGCTACCTCAAATGGATCTTCTGATGTGCAAAGATCAACATCGGTAAATGGAAACTTGGCGTTTTCCGCTGTTGTTGCGAACGCAGCTCATGGGCCTGTATCCTCTAGTGACGTTCTTAAAAGACCATCGCGCAAAGAAGAAAGCGAAATAGTTGTGGACAGAAGCAAACCTAGCGTGCTGAAGTATTTGCAGCATAATGTTGTGGTTGATTCCGGGTCCAAGAGGACTACCTCACTCGATAGAGATCCCAATAGCAATAGGTTATCCAGTTCATTAGACTCTTCCTACGGTGACGGGGACATTGACAAGCCTTCAGCTACTGTGAACTCATTTAACGATGCAAATGAAGCTGTAGAAGATGGCCCTATTGTAAGAAACTTGTCGGATGGTGTTGCACGCATGGGGATTGATATGAATTGTAGGGATGAACATCCCGATATTACAATGGCGATTGGTAGTTGGTGTGATCAAGGTTCTATTAGACAACCTGGTCATGAGGTATCAAAGTTGCCACAGTTAGAGCAATGTAGGATGGATAGTTCTATAAACACTGATAAGAAAGCTATCGTATCAGAGGATGGGGTCCCCCTCTCAAGGCCAGAGTGGGAGTGGAGATCAGATCTGCAATCGCAGATGCAAGGTAGCTCAAAATTACAAGTGGAGGATAGATCACGATTCGATAGCCAACAGCATCACCCTGAAGAGGATATTATCCGCTCGCGGTTTATGTCTAATTTGTCAAGTTCCATTTTGGATACAAATCATATGACTTCTCGTTCTTCCCCGCCTTGTGAAACTTTAGGTGTGCCAGGTGTGAACGACTCAAATTCGAGGTCCTCTTTGGATAGAGGCAGTGATAGATTGCATCTTCCAAATGGAGATCTTCCAAATGGATTTGGTGATAAATCCATGACCAGTGTGGAGCACTCTCTGTTTGCTAATGAAGGAATTAACACTGTGGAGAACTCTCTGTTTTCTAATGAAGGCaggaacaaaatcaaaagtgcAGAGAATGCTATAATTTCAAACATTTTGTCACTCGATTTTGATCCATGGGATGAATCCTTGACTTCTACACACAATTTGGCAGAGTTGCTCGGTGAAGTTGATCAGCGATCTAGTACTCTTAAACCCTCAAACCTCCTAAAGCAACATAATAGCCAGTCTAGATTTTCTTTTGCACGGTATGAAGAATCTAATAATCAAGCATATGACAGCGACACCCATAGTATGTATGGGCAGTTGTCAAGAAATCAACCTATTCAGGAGTCTGTAGTGAGCCGAGATATTTATCGAGATAATCTCGGGAGTCTAAATGGATTTGCATCAAACTACTCAGGTGGATTGGATAACTTTGCTGCTAGTCCTTTATTCTCTTCACACAAGAATCCTG TTTCACGACCCCAAGTTTCTGCTCCTCCAGGATTTTCTGCTCCCAACAGGTTACCGCCTCCTGGCTTCTCTTCACATGAAAGGATGGGCTTATCTTCTGATACTGTGCCag GATTCCAAATGTTGAGACAGCAGTCCTTGTCTGGTGCACAACAACAAGTCAATGGGTTTCATCATGACCTTAGAAACTTATCTCCTTCACTTACCGATCCTTATGGAATCAGCTCAAGGCTAATGGATCAAACACAGGGAAGTAGCTTATCCCCTTTCTCACAGCACCCAAGACAACAACCATCTGCAAATTCAATCTTGTCTAATGGTCACTGGGATAAGTGGAATGAAGGTCAAAGTGTTAACTCTCTAGGCATGGCAGAGCTTCTTAGGAATGAACGGCTGGGATTTAATGGGACCATATACAACAACGGATACGAAGAACCCAAATTCCGGATTCCAAGTCCCGGAGATGTGTATAATAGGACATATGGGATGTGA